A genomic stretch from Seriola aureovittata isolate HTS-2021-v1 ecotype China chromosome 13, ASM2101889v1, whole genome shotgun sequence includes:
- the ccdc177 gene encoding coiled-coil domain-containing protein 177, translating to MVDPSEPEEQNKCKGPQLEAPAVATEDPRLPQEADGTTTEEDGDAGFETPPTGSSEPSPCHSASPVGPDAASQGAAPQQPQTQTDPPPRLHLDLFNFDSPAAEGSRYVLTSPRSLEACARCGVKPVELLPRPLTDFAREAPGRSMRVATGLYEVYERDRHAKLRQCREERERIVREEKRRIMQATVNSSSSVSSSSVDKAPSGSSQPPAAVPVTSSSAPDVGASSRATASAPTSKTGTALVSKAPASGLSTSPKSAGSPQSSKTGSTTSTPPSKAGFQGPAKHPLTSSTEHVKATRPLSSGPPPVVRKSSGGKSSNTFPRSTPKPPAFPRANTTLTSSVSKPAPQSAGTPLNGVTGGPFTQHNGHLGLQSKVKGRSHSLESLQRRMDPVCSSTSTTTTTTTCTSSESGASSSYSWDGARDHWAKFSSPRARTMATFNSLMGRSLSLGDLSHSPQTTQKVERIVKEVKRRGLKAVSERDRKIAALMLARYQEEDIMSQTRYVAHLQWDSERRMEELRREQEDREKQRAVLQCQRVWQTQVSIRQRRLSQQERESAAAKMRQAEENEERWRELAEQQERSRLLRLQQAAREEKHKKALQEQNLKALEEERAAMLEQERLLLREKLTMAELKRQEKEHQAQEERLGLNKAEKRRHAALIQEIARREKEEREEARRAAEVKLSRSLENYEQIVERRGQELKEKAKREEKQIQKARKAAEKREKQQQQLLEARVKEAEKRAQQAALVAEEKAKEKAQRAVQSRQEKERLQKLNRQRVEEEEKQRRLELLQSIERKLEKSEQIFREKRAVLESARSVARASFHVRDKVREETNMRTFDKMALEAQLKASLDEK from the coding sequence ATGGTTGACCCCTCGGAGCCTGAGGAGCAGAATAAGTGTAAAGGTCCGCAGCTCGAAGCTCCGGCTGTGGCCACTGAAGACCCTCGACTGCCACAAGAAGCCGATGGCACGACgacagaggaggatggagacgCCGGTTTCGAAACACCACCCACCGGCAGTTCTGAGCCGAGTCCCTGCCACTCCGCGTCCCCGGTGGGGCCAGACGCTGCCTCTCAGGGGGCAGCGCCTCAGCAACCACAGACTCAGACGGATCCACCTCCCAGGCTGCACCTGGACCTGTTCAACTTTGACTCACCAGCCGCAGAGGGCAGTCGCTATGTGCTAACAAGCCCCCGCTCATTGGAGGCGTGTGCGCGATGTGGGGTCAAACCTGTGGAGCTGCTGCCCCGCCCGCTCACTGACTTCGCCCGCGAGGCTCCTGGACGCTCCATGCGTGTCGCTACAGGACTGTATGAAGTGTACGAGAGGGACAGGCACGCCAAGCTGAGGCAgtgcagggaggagagggagaggattgTTAGGGAGGAGAAAAGACGGATTATGCAGGCGACAGTCAATAGCAGTAGCAGTGTGTCATCCTCTTCTGTGGACAAAGCCCCTTCTGGCTCCAGTCAGCCTCCTGCAGCTGTGCCAGTGACCTCCAGCTCAGCCCCGGATGTCGGAGCGTCCTCTAGAGCCACAGCATCAGCTCCAACCTCTAAAACTGGTACAGCTCTCGTATCTAAAGCCCCTGCCTCCGGTCTCAGTACCTCCCCTAAATCTGCAGGATCTCCTCAGTCATCAAAAACTGGTTCTACAACCTCTACACCACCTTCCAAGGCTGGTTTCCAGGGACCTGCCAAGCATCCTTTGACCTCATCAACTGAACATGTGAAAGCCACACGGCCGCTCTCGTCCGGCCCTCCGCCGGTGGTCAGGAAGTCCTCTGGTGGTAAATCTTCAAACACTTTCCCCAGGTCAACGCCAAAACCGCCCGCCTTCCCCAGAGCCAATACCACGTTGACATCATCGGTGTCCAAACCTGCACCTCAGAGCGCCGGGACGCCTCTGAACGGTGTGACAGGAGGACCGTTCACTCAGCACAACGGACATCTTGGACTTCAGTCCAAGGTGAAAGGAAGAAGCCATTCGCTGGAGTCCCTACAGCGAAGGATGGATCCCGtctgctcctccacctccaccaccaccactaccaccacatGCACCTCATCAGAGTCAGGTGCTTCCTCCTCTTACAGTTGGGACGGTGCACGAGATCACTGGGCTAAATTCTCCAGCCCCCGTGCTCGCACCATGGCGACTTTCAACTCCCTGATGGGCCGCAGCCTCAGCCTCGGTGACCTGAGCCACTCTCCTCAGACGACACAGAAGGTGGAGCGCATAGTGAAGGAGGTGAAACGCAGAGGCCTGAAGGCCGTGTCCGAGCGAGACCGCAAGATCGCGGCGTTGATGCTCGCTCGATATCAGGAGGAAGACATCATGAGTCAGACTCGCTATGTGGCTCATCTTCAGTGGGACAGCGAGCGCAGAATGGAGGAGCTACGGCGagagcaggaggacagagagaagcagcgaGCGGTGCTTCAGTGCCAGCGAGTGTGGCAGACACAAGTGTCAATACGTCAGAGACGACTGAGCCAGCAGGAGCGAGAATCAGCAGCTGCCAAAATGCGACAAGCTGAGGAGAACGAGGAGCGATGGAGAGAGCTCGCGGAGCAGCAGGAGCGAAGCCGCCTGCTGAGGTTACAGCAGGCGGCACGAGAGGAGAAGCATAAGAAAGCGCTTCAGGAACAGAACCTGAAggctctggaggaggagagggcggCCAtgctggagcaggagaggctgctgctgagagagaagCTCACcatggctgagctgaagagacAAGAGAAGGAGCACCAGGCCCAAGAGGAGAGACTGGGTCTGAACAAAGCTGAGAAGAGACGTCACGCTGCCCTGATACAGGAAATAGCTcgcagagagaaggaggagagggaggaggccAGGAGGGCGGCGGAGGTGAAGCTCAGCCGCTCCCTGGAGAATTACGAACAGATAGTTGAGCGTCGAGGGCAGGAGCTGAAAGAAAAGGCCAAACGTGAGGAGAAGCAGATCCAGAAAGCACGCAAGGCGGCGGAGAAGcgtgagaagcagcagcagcagctgctggaggctCGCGTGAAGGAGGCCGAGAAACGAGCCCAACAGGCAGCGCTAGTGGCCGAGGAGAAGGCCAAAGAGAAAGCTCAGCGGGCCGTCCAGAGCCGGCAGGAGAAGGAGCGGCTCCAGAAACTCAACCGACAgcgtgtggaggaggaggagaagcagaggcgCCTGGAGCTGCTCCAGTCCATCGAGAGGAAGCTGGAGAAGAGCGAGCAGATCTTCAGAGAGAAGAGGGCGGTGCTGGAGAGCGCTCGCTCCGTGGCTCGAGCCTCTTTTCATGTGCGAGACAAAGTGCGGGAGGAGACCAACATGCGCACTTTTGATAAAATGGCCCTGGAAGCACAGCTGAAAGCCAGTCTGGATGAGAAGTAA
- the plekhd1 gene encoding pleckstrin homology domain-containing family D member 1 yields the protein MFSSSSRNSLFSPWTSMEQSDAEVLDISTKVQLHGVLWKRPFGRPSAKWSRRFFIIKDSFLLYYAESEKRNFETNRFFNIHPKGVIPLGGCVVSANEEMGMPFAVVINLEDFTGTVVLAAESEEEQVQWMEMLQESGKVTWKNAQLGEAMIESLEAQGLQLAKEKQEYLDKLMEETEELSHQRAEREELERLNQILEEEKMKFEEVVLELKAEQEQIKLDLDGTAQSLKGVESEKEELSNLTVMLQKSIEELSQEKQRTLELLGVKEQEEAAAAESDRKSADGEGLVDGELLQDLRHIEDQMKILLNEKEQADDKLREKEQRAKVLQQEREYYSSQARTLQQSLSQLTVDKQQTEAELKAEIESRVELEKRLKQAEEALQDLEKGLNSVERTKERDEKMKGDVTHLRKFFEECICAAEIEAKLPAIMKNAVYLHKAAARRIKSCRIQRRASRRHWLKHSKSFAVANTDSGSMEDLRETARRLTSDSSFRESVYKIITRKDGTNKMED from the exons ATGTTCTCGTCTTCATCCAGAAACTCTCTGTTCTCGCCCTGGACGTCCATGGAGCAGTCGGACGCTGAAGTGCTGGACATCAGCACCAAGGTGCAGCTGCACGGCGTGCTGTGGAAGAGGCCCTTCGGACGGCCGTCGGCCAAGTGGTCTCGCAG GTTCTTCATCATCAAAGACAGCTTCTTGCTCTACTACGCCGAGAGCGAGAAGAGAAACTTTGAGACCAACAGGTTCTTCAACATCCACCCCAAG GGAGTCATTCCTTTGGGAGGATGTGTGGTGTCGGCTAATGAAGAAATGGGGATGCCCTTTGCCGTCGTGATCAACCTGGAAGATTTCACA GGGACTGTGGTCCTGGCTGCTGAgtctgaggaggagcaggtgcagTGGATGGAGATGCTCCAGGAGTCAGGGAAAGT CACGTGGAAGAACGCCCAGCTGGGGGAGGCCATGATCGAGAGTCTGGAGGCCCAGGGGCTGCAGCTGGCCAAGGAGAAGCAGGAGTACCTGG ATAAACTGATGGAGGAGACGGAGGAGCTCAGTCatcaaagagcagagagagag gAGCTGGAGCGTTTGAACCAgatcctggaggaggagaagatgaagtTTGAGGAGGTGGTGCTGGAGCTGAAGGCAGAACAGGAgcaaattaaact AGACCTGGACGGCACGGCTCAGTCCCTGAAAGGTGTCgagagtgaaaaagaagaaCTGAGCAACTTAACAGTGATGCTGCAGAAATCCATCGAG GAGCTGTCGCAGGAGAAGCAGCGAACCCTGGAGCTGCTGGGGgtgaaggagcaggaggaggcggcggcggcggagaGCGACAGGAAGTCTGCGGATGGAGAGGGGCTGGTAGACggggagctgctgcaggacctGCGACACATCGAGGACCAAATGAAGATCCTGCTGAACGAGAAGGAGCAGGCTGACGACAA GCTCAGGGAGAAGGAGCAGCGAGCTAAAgtcctgcagcaggagagggagTACTACTCGTCTCAGGCCCGGACGCTGCAGCAGTCGCTCTCTCAGCTCACTGTGGACAAGCAGCAGACCGAAGCCGAGCTCAAG GCGGAGATCGAGTCTCGGGTGGAGCTGGAGAAGAGGCTGAAGCAGGCGGAGGAGGCTCTGCAGGACCTGGAGAAAGGCCTGAACTCAGTGGAACGAACCAAAGAGAGAGACGAGAAGATGAAGGGGGATGTGACTCACCTGAGGA AGTTCTTTGAGGAGTGTATCTGTGCAGCAGAGATCGAGGCGAAGCTTCCGGCGATAATGAAGAACGCTGTGTATCTCCACAAAGCTGCTGCTCGCAGAATCAAAAGCTGCCGAATCCAGAGGAGAGCCTCCAGACGCCACTGGT TGAAACACTCGAAGTCCTTCGCTGTAGCGAACACCGACAGCGGCAGCATGGAGGATCTGAGGGAGACGGCCCGACGACTGACCTCCGACAGCAGCTTCAGAGAGAGTGTGTACAAGATCATCACTCGCAAGGACGGCACAAACAAAATggaggactga
- the slc39a9 gene encoding zinc transporter ZIP9 translates to MDDFSSISLLSLAMLVGCYVAGTIPLAVNFSEEKLKLITVLGAGLLCGTALAVIIPEGVHALYEEILEGGSHSQGQVGVVEVSETKAEAEVALGAGGKHEHSHEQLHACIGVSLVLGFVFMLLVDQIGSSHVHNTEDPESARVTSSKITTTLGLVVHAAADGVALGAAASTSQTSVQLIVFVAIMLHKAPAAFGLVSFLMHAGLERNRIRKHLLVFALAAPVLAMLTFLGLSQSSKEALSDINATGVAMLFSAGTFLYVATVHVLPEVGGGGHSHAPAGGNGGKGLSKVEVGALVLGCLIPLVLSVGHHH, encoded by the exons ATGGACGATTTTAGCTCGATCAGCCTGCTCTCTCTTGCGATGCTGGTGGGATGTTATGTGGCCGGGACAATTCCTTTAGCAGTCAACTTTTCAGAG GAGAAGCTGAAGCTGATCACTGTGCTGGGAGCCGGGCTGCTCTGTGGAACTGCACTTGCTGTTATCATTCCTGAAGGGGTCCACGCACTGTATGAGGAAATCCTTGAAG gTGGAAGCCACAGTCAGGGCCAGGTTGGAGTTGTGGAGGTGTCCGAGACGAAGGCTGAAGCAGAAGTGGCCCTCGGTGCCGGTGGGAAACATGAACACAGCCACGAGCAGCTTCACGCCTGCATCGGAGTGTCTCTGGTCCTGGGCTTCGTCTTCATGCTGCTGGTGGACCAGATAGGAAGTTCTCATGTGCACAACACTGAAG ATCCAGAGTCAGCGAGAGTCACCTCTTCAAAAATCACCACCACCCTGGGTCTGGTGGTCCACGCTGCAG CTGATGGAGTGGCGCTCGGAGCTGCTGCCTCTACCTCTCAGACCAGCGTTCAGCTCATTGTCTTTGTAGCCATCATGCTGCACAAG GCCCCAGCAGCGTTTGGCCTGGTCTCTTTCCTGATGCATGCTGGTCTTGAGAGGAACCGCATCCGCAAACATCTCCTGGTCTTCGCCCTGGCAGCACCCGTCCTCGCCATGCTCACGTTTTTAGGCCTCAGTCAG AGCAGCAAAGAGGCCCTGTCAGACATCAACGCCACAGGTGTCGCCATGCTGTTCTCCGCCGGCACCTTCCTCTACGTGGCCACCGTCCACGTCCTCCCTGAGGTGGGCGGCGGCGGCCACAGCCACGCTCCGGCGGGAGGGAACGGAGGGAAAGGACTGAGCAAGGTGGAAGTGGGAGCGCTGGTGCTGGGCTGCCTCATCCCTCTGGTGCTGTCAGTCGGTCACCACCATTAG